A part of Jiangella alba genomic DNA contains:
- a CDS encoding ABC transporter permease — translation MADPTPPVVVEAEAPETTETTVRTLGRDAWHDLVRKPTFIVSAVLFVFFVVIAIVPSLFTSLTPTDCDLALSRQGPSSAAWFGYDNNGCDVYTHTIYGARASIMVGVLTALGVLIIGGIAGTVAGFYGKATDTVVSRLGDIFFGIPLLLGALIVLVSFPGNAETPELVTISKVVLALAVLGWPQIMRITRSSVLQVRSADYVQAARALGAGGTRMILKHVVPNSIAPVIVVATIAIGGYIAAEATLSFLGVGLQPPVVSWGLAISRAQDYVRTSPHMLLFPASALSLCVLAFIMLGDAIRDALDPKLR, via the coding sequence ATGGCTGACCCCACACCGCCCGTCGTCGTCGAGGCCGAGGCGCCCGAGACGACGGAGACCACCGTCCGCACGCTCGGCCGCGACGCCTGGCACGATCTGGTCCGCAAGCCGACGTTCATCGTCTCGGCCGTGCTGTTCGTGTTCTTCGTGGTCATCGCCATCGTGCCGAGCCTGTTCACGTCGCTCACCCCGACCGACTGCGACCTCGCGCTGAGCCGTCAGGGCCCCAGCAGCGCGGCCTGGTTCGGCTACGACAACAACGGCTGCGACGTGTACACGCACACCATCTACGGCGCCCGCGCCTCGATCATGGTGGGCGTGCTGACGGCGCTCGGCGTGCTGATCATCGGCGGCATCGCCGGCACCGTGGCCGGGTTCTACGGCAAGGCCACCGACACCGTCGTGTCCCGGCTCGGCGACATCTTCTTCGGCATCCCGCTGCTGCTCGGCGCCCTGATCGTGCTGGTCTCGTTCCCGGGCAACGCCGAGACGCCGGAGCTGGTCACGATCTCCAAGGTCGTGCTGGCGCTGGCCGTGCTGGGCTGGCCGCAGATCATGCGCATCACCCGCTCGTCGGTGCTGCAGGTGCGCTCGGCCGACTACGTCCAGGCGGCCCGCGCGCTCGGCGCCGGCGGCACCCGGATGATCCTCAAGCACGTCGTGCCGAACTCGATCGCGCCGGTCATCGTCGTCGCGACCATCGCCATCGGCGGGTACATCGCCGCCGAGGCCACGCTGTCGTTCCTCGGCGTCGGCCTGCAGCCGCCGGTGGTCTCGTGGGGGCTGGCCATCAGCCGGGCCCAGGACTACGTCCGCACGTCGCCGCATATGCTGTTGTTCCCAGCGTCAGCGCTGTCGTTGTGTGTGCTGGCCTTCATCATGCTCGGTGATGCCATCCGCGACGCACTCGATCCGAAGCTGCGTTGA
- a CDS encoding ABC transporter ATP-binding protein: protein MATTQAGIAPRPDRAGLTPLLEVEDLRVEFRTRDGVAKAVNGVSYTLHEGETLAVLGESGSGKSVTAQAIMGILDSPPGFVTGGSVRFRGQDLLALPDDERRAYRGRSISMIFQDALSALNPVFPVGWQIAEMFRVHEGLSKKDARKRAIELMEQVHIPAARERAGDYPHQFSGGMRQRIMIAMAIALDPDVLIADEPTTALDVTVQAQIMQLLADLQRERNMGLILITHDLGVVADVADKIEVMYSGRIMEQAPVHDIYASPAHPYTKGLLESIPRVDLKGQELSAIKGLPPNLTNIPAGCEFRPRCPYARDICKEQRPALAEVVPGRFSACHFAQEVLEGDIESAQQ from the coding sequence GTGGCGACCACGCAAGCCGGCATCGCGCCGCGGCCTGACCGGGCCGGGCTGACCCCGTTGCTGGAGGTCGAGGATCTCCGGGTCGAGTTCCGCACCCGCGACGGCGTCGCCAAGGCCGTCAACGGCGTGTCCTACACGCTGCACGAGGGTGAGACGCTGGCGGTGCTGGGCGAGTCCGGCTCCGGCAAGAGCGTCACGGCGCAGGCCATCATGGGCATCCTCGACAGCCCGCCCGGGTTCGTCACCGGCGGCTCGGTGCGCTTCCGTGGTCAGGACCTCCTGGCGCTGCCCGACGACGAGCGGCGCGCCTACCGCGGCCGCAGCATCTCGATGATCTTCCAGGACGCGCTGTCCGCGCTGAACCCGGTGTTCCCGGTCGGCTGGCAGATCGCCGAGATGTTCCGCGTCCACGAGGGCCTGTCGAAGAAGGACGCCCGCAAGCGCGCCATCGAGTTGATGGAGCAGGTGCACATCCCGGCCGCCCGCGAGCGGGCCGGCGACTACCCGCACCAGTTCTCCGGCGGCATGCGCCAGCGCATCATGATCGCCATGGCCATCGCGCTCGACCCCGACGTCCTCATCGCCGACGAGCCCACCACGGCGCTCGACGTCACCGTCCAGGCGCAGATCATGCAGTTGCTCGCCGACCTCCAGCGCGAGCGGAACATGGGCCTCATCCTCATCACCCACGACCTCGGCGTCGTCGCCGACGTCGCGGACAAGATCGAGGTCATGTACTCCGGGCGCATCATGGAGCAGGCGCCGGTGCACGACATCTACGCGTCGCCGGCCCACCCGTACACCAAGGGGCTGCTCGAGTCGATCCCGCGGGTCGACCTCAAGGGCCAGGAGCTCTCGGCGATCAAGGGGCTGCCGCCGAACCTCACGAACATCCCGGCCGGCTGCGAGTTCCGGCCGCGCTGCCCCTACGCGCGAGACATCTGCAAGGAGCAGCGGCCGGCACTGGCCGAGGTCGTTCCCGGCCGGTTCAGCGCGTGCCACTTCGCACAGGAGGTGCTCGAGGGTGACATCGAATCCGCCCAGCAGTGA
- a CDS encoding ABC transporter ATP-binding protein, producing the protein MTSNPPSSDVVLEVDNLVKHFPLTTGVVVKRQVGAVQAVDGVSLQLHKGETLGIVGESGSGKSTLAKLLMRLEEPSSGKAYFHGQNIYDLQGKALRELRRNIQIVFQDPYSSLNPRMTVGDIIGEPFDIHPEAAPRGQRRKQVQELLDVVGLNPEHINRYPHQFSGGQRQRIGIARGLALRPEIIICDEPVSALDVSVQAQVINLLEKLQDEFGLSYIFIAHDLSVVRHIADRVAVMYLGRIVETGSDAQIYEKPTHPYTQALLSAVPVPDPSVRGQRQQIILSGDVPSPANPPSGCRFRTRCWKATDKCAQEDPELTVRPGSDHESACHYAAVREDVVVQH; encoded by the coding sequence GTGACATCGAATCCGCCCAGCAGTGACGTCGTCCTCGAGGTCGACAACCTCGTCAAGCACTTCCCGCTGACCACCGGCGTCGTGGTCAAGCGCCAGGTCGGCGCCGTGCAGGCCGTCGACGGCGTCTCGCTGCAGCTGCACAAGGGCGAGACCCTCGGCATCGTCGGCGAGTCCGGCAGCGGCAAGTCGACGCTGGCCAAGCTGCTCATGCGGCTGGAAGAGCCCAGCAGCGGCAAGGCCTACTTCCACGGCCAGAACATCTACGACCTGCAGGGCAAGGCGCTGCGCGAGCTGCGCCGGAACATCCAGATCGTGTTCCAGGACCCCTACTCGTCGCTGAACCCGCGCATGACCGTCGGCGACATCATCGGCGAGCCGTTCGACATCCACCCCGAGGCCGCGCCGCGCGGCCAGCGGCGCAAGCAGGTCCAGGAGCTGCTCGACGTCGTCGGGCTCAACCCCGAGCACATCAACCGCTACCCGCACCAGTTCTCCGGCGGCCAGCGCCAGCGCATCGGCATCGCCCGCGGGCTGGCGCTGCGGCCCGAGATCATCATCTGCGACGAGCCGGTGTCCGCGCTGGACGTGTCCGTCCAGGCGCAGGTCATCAACCTGCTCGAGAAGCTGCAGGACGAGTTCGGGCTGTCGTACATCTTCATCGCCCACGACCTCTCCGTCGTCCGGCACATCGCCGACCGCGTGGCCGTCATGTACCTCGGCCGCATCGTCGAGACCGGCAGCGACGCCCAGATCTACGAGAAGCCGACGCACCCGTACACCCAGGCGCTGCTGTCCGCCGTTCCCGTTCCCGACCCGTCGGTGCGCGGCCAGCGGCAGCAGATCATCCTCAGCGGCGACGTCCCCAGCCCGGCCAACCCGCCCAGCGGCTGCCGGTTCCGGACCCGCTGCTGGAAGGCCACGGACAAGTGCGCCCAGGAAGACCCGGAGCTGACGGTGCGGCCCGGCAGCGACCACGAGTCGGCCTGCCACTACGCCGCCGTCCGCGAAGACGTCGTCGTCCAGCACTGA
- a CDS encoding class I SAM-dependent methyltransferase — protein sequence MAAAAYAEHRPDYAEAAVRWALAPAPGRRVLDLGAGTGKLTATLVALGVDVVAVEPDPAMVTELRRALPGVRALTGSAEAIPLPDGSVDAVLAGNAMHWFDLAVAGPEIARVLAPGGVLAGLWNLMDDDVEWVAGLARVAGSAAVGPRDTPAAWRAATAGLHLPKTGATARFGSPEQAEFSHGQRRTADSLVATIATRAGMLVMPEPERAATLGRIGAFLAETPATAHGVFTLPMRTGVLRVRRR from the coding sequence GTGGCGGCGGCCGCGTACGCCGAACACCGTCCCGACTACGCCGAGGCCGCGGTGCGCTGGGCGCTCGCACCCGCGCCCGGCCGGCGGGTGCTCGACCTCGGCGCCGGAACCGGCAAGCTGACCGCCACCCTCGTCGCGCTGGGCGTCGACGTCGTGGCGGTCGAGCCCGACCCGGCCATGGTGACCGAACTGCGCCGCGCGCTCCCCGGTGTCCGGGCCCTGACGGGCAGCGCCGAGGCGATCCCGCTGCCGGACGGCTCCGTCGATGCCGTGCTGGCCGGCAACGCCATGCACTGGTTCGACCTGGCGGTCGCCGGCCCCGAGATCGCCAGGGTGCTCGCGCCCGGCGGCGTGCTGGCCGGCCTGTGGAACCTCATGGACGACGACGTCGAGTGGGTCGCCGGGCTCGCACGGGTCGCCGGGAGCGCGGCCGTCGGCCCGCGCGACACGCCCGCGGCCTGGCGCGCCGCGACGGCCGGCCTGCACCTGCCGAAGACCGGCGCGACGGCCCGGTTCGGCTCGCCGGAGCAGGCCGAGTTCTCGCACGGGCAGCGTCGCACCGCCGACTCCCTCGTCGCGACCATCGCCACCCGCGCGGGGATGCTGGTGATGCCGGAACCGGAGCGAGCGGCGACGCTGGGCCGCATCGGTGCCTTCCTCGCCGAGACGCCGGCGACGGCTCACGGCGTGTTCACCCTGCCGATGCGGACCGGCGTGCTGCGCGTCCGCCGGCGGTGA
- a CDS encoding GAF domain-containing protein: MPSLQLALPNGVDPASRWRLTARAHESFLRSDPSGDDEVRPVVLESWRRSAALHVDPDRRDSPMTLVDDALAEARATHPLRHAMPVVRRLLVDDAADAGVLVIVGDARGRILWAEGDDDLRRRAERMHLQAGADWCEDAMGTNAIGTALAVGDTVQVFGSEHFARTVQPWSCTAAPIRDPRTGHIIGVLDITGGASVVTPQSAFLVRSAVAAVEAELRLLGGALTATPGSRLEVLGRPRGLLVHLGRNLELSLRHTELLLLLADQPDGLPASELAWQLYEHDAAEVTVRAEMSRLRKAVPDLLSPAGQYRLRTQLRTDAMDVADRLTRGDHRGAVELYRGDLLPRSAAPGVVALRYRLHGWLRNVLLQSGDGEALRRYAMSPSGRDDAQIWRACLDGLAPGSPQRAEAAAVLDGLDGELGHTG; this comes from the coding sequence GTGCCCAGCCTCCAGCTCGCGCTCCCGAACGGCGTCGACCCGGCCAGCCGCTGGCGGCTCACGGCCCGGGCACACGAGAGCTTCCTGCGGTCCGATCCCTCCGGCGACGACGAGGTCCGGCCGGTCGTCCTTGAGTCGTGGCGCCGCTCCGCCGCCCTGCACGTCGACCCCGACCGCCGCGACTCCCCCATGACGCTGGTCGACGACGCGCTGGCGGAGGCCCGCGCCACCCACCCGCTGCGGCACGCCATGCCGGTGGTGCGCCGGCTGCTGGTCGACGACGCCGCCGACGCGGGCGTGCTGGTCATCGTCGGCGACGCGCGTGGCCGCATCCTGTGGGCCGAAGGCGACGACGACCTGCGCCGGCGGGCCGAGCGCATGCACCTGCAGGCCGGCGCCGACTGGTGCGAGGACGCCATGGGCACCAACGCCATCGGCACGGCGCTGGCGGTCGGCGACACCGTACAGGTCTTCGGCAGCGAGCACTTCGCCCGCACCGTCCAGCCGTGGAGTTGCACCGCCGCGCCCATCCGCGACCCTCGCACCGGGCACATCATCGGCGTCCTCGACATCACCGGCGGCGCGTCGGTGGTGACGCCGCAGTCGGCGTTCCTGGTCCGCTCCGCCGTGGCGGCGGTCGAGGCCGAGCTGCGGCTGCTCGGGGGCGCGCTGACGGCCACGCCCGGCAGCCGCCTGGAGGTGCTCGGCCGCCCGCGCGGGCTGCTCGTGCACCTGGGCCGGAACCTCGAACTGAGCCTGCGCCACACCGAGCTGCTGCTCCTGCTCGCCGACCAGCCCGACGGCCTGCCCGCCAGCGAGCTGGCCTGGCAGCTGTACGAGCACGACGCCGCCGAGGTCACCGTCCGCGCGGAGATGTCGCGGCTGCGCAAGGCCGTCCCCGACCTGCTGTCACCGGCCGGTCAGTACCGCCTGCGCACGCAGCTGCGCACCGACGCCATGGACGTCGCCGACCGCCTGACCCGCGGCGACCACCGCGGCGCCGTCGAGCTGTACCGCGGCGACCTGCTGCCGCGGTCGGCCGCGCCGGGGGTCGTGGCGCTGCGCTACCGGCTGCACGGCTGGCTGCGCAACGTGCTGCTGCAGTCGGGCGACGGCGAGGCGCTGCGGCGCTACGCGATGTCGCCGTCCGGCCGCGACGACGCGCAGATCTGGCGGGCCTGCCTGGACGGTCTCGCGCCCGGCTCGCCGCAGCGCGCGGAGGCCGCCGCCGTCCTGGACGGCCTCGACGGCGAGCTCGGCCACACCGGCTGA
- the mshB gene encoding N-acetyl-1-D-myo-inositol-2-amino-2-deoxy-alpha-D-glucopyranoside deacetylase yields MPVDLPDRRLLLVHAHPDDESIGTGATMARYAAEGAHVTLVTCTQGEQGEIVLPELAHLAPEHDDTLGPHRAGELADAMAQLKVADHRFLGGPGRYRDSGMVWGADGRRAVAPDQLDPRSFWAADLREAADHLVAVIREIRPQVLVTYDEHGGYGHPDHIQAHRVATYARDLAAVRSYRPDLGAAWDVAKLYWTATPRQVLQEALTALRERGDAGFENIASADDFGYVVDLADVDAVIDGTGHLDAKMAAMRAHATQIDVHWPYFTLSDNVGQPIWAQEYFRLAHGRRGPAPEFETDLFAGVVP; encoded by the coding sequence ATGCCCGTCGACCTACCCGACCGCCGGCTGCTGCTGGTGCACGCCCACCCCGACGACGAGTCCATCGGCACCGGCGCCACCATGGCGCGCTACGCCGCCGAGGGCGCCCACGTCACGCTCGTCACCTGCACACAGGGCGAGCAGGGCGAGATCGTGCTGCCCGAGCTGGCGCACCTCGCGCCCGAGCACGACGACACGCTCGGGCCGCACCGCGCCGGCGAGCTGGCCGACGCCATGGCGCAGCTGAAGGTCGCCGACCACCGGTTCCTGGGTGGTCCGGGCCGGTACCGCGACTCCGGCATGGTGTGGGGCGCCGACGGCCGCCGCGCCGTGGCGCCCGACCAGCTCGACCCCCGCTCGTTCTGGGCTGCCGACCTCCGCGAGGCGGCCGACCACCTCGTCGCCGTCATCCGCGAGATCCGCCCGCAGGTGCTGGTCACCTACGACGAACACGGTGGCTACGGCCACCCCGACCACATCCAGGCGCACCGCGTCGCCACCTATGCGCGCGACCTCGCCGCCGTCCGCTCCTACCGCCCCGACCTCGGCGCCGCCTGGGACGTCGCGAAGCTGTACTGGACGGCCACGCCGCGGCAGGTGCTGCAGGAGGCGCTCACGGCGCTGCGCGAGCGCGGCGACGCGGGCTTCGAGAACATCGCCTCGGCCGACGACTTCGGCTACGTGGTCGACCTCGCCGACGTCGACGCCGTCATCGACGGCACCGGCCACCTCGACGCCAAGATGGCGGCCATGCGGGCGCACGCCACCCAGATCGACGTCCACTGGCCGTATTTCACGCTGTCAGACAACGTCGGGCAGCCCATCTGGGCGCAGGAGTACTTCCGGCTGGCGCACGGCCGCCGCGGCCCGGCGCCGGAGTTCGAGACCGACCTCTTCGCCGGCGTCGTCCCGTGA
- a CDS encoding DUF6113 family protein: MTVAPGAAPSVRPSAPPGRPSRWARVLSTLAVAGLGAVAVVVAVAGAFVHRWQNPAGILLAVLGAVSLAVLVRACARSRAGIAVVAALWLGPVLWLAQTPPGEDRVILGDEAGLVFLFGGTTAYAIALGLGVGARSTRPLT, from the coding sequence GTGACCGTCGCGCCCGGTGCGGCGCCGTCCGTGCGGCCGTCGGCGCCGCCCGGACGCCCGTCGCGGTGGGCGCGCGTGCTGTCCACGCTCGCCGTCGCCGGGCTCGGGGCGGTCGCGGTCGTCGTGGCCGTCGCCGGGGCGTTCGTGCACCGGTGGCAGAACCCGGCCGGCATCCTGCTCGCCGTCCTCGGGGCCGTCTCGCTGGCGGTGCTGGTGCGGGCGTGCGCGCGCAGCCGGGCGGGCATCGCGGTGGTGGCGGCGCTGTGGCTCGGCCCGGTCCTGTGGCTGGCCCAGACGCCGCCGGGCGAAGACCGCGTCATCCTCGGCGACGAAGCCGGCCTGGTGTTCCTGTTCGGCGGCACCACGGCGTATGCCATTGCGCTGGGTCTCGGCGTCGGGGCGAGATCGACTCGACCATTGACGTAA
- a CDS encoding VanW family protein, producing MSRGHDEARPEQDDEQQGLPTRQRPTSAPLGAASPQPSMLPPIQKEARAAGAMQARPAADEARFAATAQAFSGAQAARARARAAEQAESTAGPDPADQRDSAPAKGTAAQRPAPGRSNVKDRDRSGRPPVDPRLSGPVPTAAESADGNGQRYEEPRVVQDVMAARAAAAAGNDGKPADGTAEAKPGAAQSGPAAAKAGPAAQSGPAVTQDGASGTQEGANAAQNGPSATPDGPDAARKTAAAASAAGAAGAAGAAGAAGAASAAQSGSGAAENGPDAGQQSGAQNGPDAQHEPDPAQSGPDAPAAEDEAPQPTRPRPEPGTRAAGIYTSGRAPAEEPTQEFGAVDAAATAAAAPAADPDTVTQETGPGDAGRSSRRQQQRSFGQAATAAALLDSKRGGDGGGEGDDPTGDDGEGGGRSRVKLAALVVAGVVVVLGIGYGIAYAVAGDSLARGATVAGIDVGGMTPEEAEEALNAQLPELVDQPFHLTIGEEETSFEVVPSAAGLTVDVPATIDAVPGGSANPLSLFQALLGGGETTPVAAVDRATLEAALTEIAAQADIEPVNGAVAFDGGEVVTSDPQVGRAVNLDATIERLEGAFFGDESTLPIGDVQLAIDEVAPAVSADEVQRAVAEFAEPAMSAPVTVVAGEESVELPPDLVGQALTMAPDDAGTLQPALDGAKLTEVARDQLAEVGQEGRDATITIDGGEPVVVPAERGMGIAPETLSAALLPVLTAEGDARQAAVELSEVDPELTTAAAEELGVTEVVAEFTTRFPHADYRNVNIGTAAERIDNTLLLPGDEFSLNGIVGERTEANGFTAGTIINGGRLEESLGGGVSQVATTTFHAAFLAGLEDVEHWPHSIYFDRYPIGQEATVAWGSKDMRFKNDTPYGVVVDTSFTPSRSGSQGTLNVKIWSTEYFRVETSVSGRSNHTSPQTIYDTSGNCSAQGGSQGFDITSYRQVWDPDGTLVKDEADPWTYNPNHRVICGPDPGEGDGEGGGED from the coding sequence GTGAGCCGCGGGCACGACGAAGCGCGCCCGGAGCAGGACGACGAGCAGCAGGGGCTGCCCACCCGGCAGCGCCCGACCTCCGCCCCGCTGGGCGCAGCGTCGCCGCAGCCGTCGATGCTGCCGCCGATCCAGAAGGAGGCCCGCGCCGCCGGCGCCATGCAGGCGCGTCCGGCCGCCGACGAAGCACGGTTCGCCGCCACGGCGCAGGCGTTCAGCGGCGCCCAGGCCGCCCGGGCCCGCGCCCGCGCCGCCGAGCAGGCCGAGTCCACCGCCGGCCCCGACCCGGCCGACCAGCGCGACAGCGCGCCGGCGAAGGGGACGGCGGCGCAGCGTCCGGCGCCTGGCCGCTCGAACGTCAAGGACCGCGACCGCAGCGGCCGGCCCCCGGTCGACCCGCGCCTGTCCGGTCCCGTGCCGACGGCCGCCGAGTCCGCCGACGGCAACGGCCAGCGTTACGAGGAGCCCCGCGTCGTCCAGGACGTGATGGCCGCCCGCGCCGCCGCTGCCGCCGGCAACGACGGCAAGCCGGCCGACGGGACCGCCGAGGCGAAGCCCGGCGCCGCCCAGAGCGGCCCCGCCGCCGCCAAGGCCGGCCCCGCCGCCCAGAGCGGCCCCGCCGTGACGCAGGACGGCGCCAGCGGCACCCAGGAGGGCGCCAACGCCGCGCAGAACGGCCCGAGCGCCACCCCGGACGGCCCCGATGCCGCCCGGAAGACCGCCGCCGCCGCCAGCGCCGCCGGCGCCGCGGGCGCCGCCGGCGCCGCGGGCGCCGCGGGCGCCGCCAGCGCCGCGCAGAGCGGGTCCGGCGCCGCCGAGAACGGTCCTGACGCCGGGCAGCAGAGCGGCGCCCAGAACGGACCCGACGCGCAGCACGAGCCGGACCCGGCGCAGAGCGGTCCCGACGCTCCGGCAGCGGAGGACGAGGCGCCGCAGCCGACGCGCCCGCGCCCGGAGCCCGGCACCCGCGCGGCCGGCATCTACACCTCGGGCCGCGCCCCGGCCGAGGAACCGACCCAGGAGTTCGGCGCGGTCGACGCGGCGGCGACGGCAGCCGCAGCACCCGCAGCCGACCCCGACACCGTCACCCAGGAGACCGGTCCGGGCGACGCCGGCCGGTCGTCGCGGCGTCAGCAGCAGCGTTCCTTCGGGCAGGCCGCCACCGCGGCCGCGCTGCTCGACTCCAAGCGCGGCGGCGACGGCGGCGGCGAGGGCGACGACCCCACCGGCGACGACGGCGAGGGCGGCGGCCGCAGCCGGGTGAAGCTGGCCGCGCTGGTCGTGGCCGGCGTGGTCGTGGTGCTCGGCATCGGCTACGGCATCGCGTACGCGGTGGCCGGCGACTCGCTGGCCCGTGGCGCGACGGTCGCGGGCATCGACGTCGGCGGCATGACGCCGGAGGAGGCCGAGGAGGCGCTCAACGCGCAGCTGCCCGAGCTCGTCGACCAGCCGTTCCACCTGACCATCGGCGAGGAGGAGACGTCGTTCGAGGTCGTCCCGTCGGCGGCCGGCCTGACGGTCGACGTGCCGGCGACGATCGACGCGGTGCCGGGCGGCAGCGCGAACCCGCTGTCGCTGTTCCAGGCGCTGCTCGGCGGCGGCGAGACCACCCCGGTCGCGGCCGTCGACCGCGCGACGCTGGAGGCGGCGCTGACGGAGATCGCGGCGCAGGCCGACATCGAGCCGGTGAACGGCGCCGTCGCGTTCGACGGCGGCGAGGTCGTCACCAGCGACCCGCAGGTGGGCCGCGCGGTCAACCTCGACGCCACCATCGAGCGGCTCGAGGGCGCGTTCTTCGGCGACGAGTCCACGCTGCCGATCGGCGACGTCCAGCTGGCCATCGACGAGGTCGCGCCGGCGGTCAGCGCCGACGAGGTGCAGCGGGCGGTCGCCGAGTTCGCCGAGCCGGCGATGTCGGCGCCCGTGACGGTCGTCGCGGGGGAAGAGAGCGTCGAGCTGCCGCCGGACCTCGTCGGGCAGGCGCTCACCATGGCGCCCGACGACGCCGGCACGCTGCAGCCCGCGCTCGACGGCGCCAAGCTGACGGAGGTCGCCCGCGACCAGTTGGCCGAGGTGGGCCAGGAGGGCCGCGACGCCACCATCACGATCGACGGCGGCGAGCCGGTCGTCGTCCCGGCCGAGCGGGGCATGGGCATCGCGCCCGAGACGCTGAGCGCGGCGCTGCTGCCGGTGCTGACGGCCGAGGGCGACGCGCGGCAGGCCGCGGTCGAGCTGTCCGAGGTCGACCCGGAGCTGACGACCGCCGCCGCCGAGGAGCTGGGCGTCACCGAGGTGGTCGCGGAGTTCACGACGCGCTTCCCGCACGCCGACTACCGCAACGTCAACATCGGCACCGCGGCCGAGCGCATCGACAACACGCTGCTGCTGCCGGGCGACGAGTTCAGCCTCAACGGCATCGTCGGCGAGCGCACCGAGGCCAACGGCTTCACCGCCGGCACCATCATCAACGGCGGCCGGCTCGAGGAGTCGCTCGGCGGCGGCGTCTCCCAGGTGGCGACGACGACGTTCCACGCGGCCTTCCTGGCCGGCCTGGAGGACGTCGAGCACTGGCCGCACTCGATCTACTTCGACCGCTACCCGATCGGCCAGGAGGCCACGGTCGCCTGGGGCTCGAAGGACATGCGGTTCAAGAACGACACCCCGTACGGCGTCGTCGTCGACACGAGCTTCACGCCCAGCCGGTCCGGCAGTCAGGGCACGCTGAACGTGAAGATCTGGAGCACCGAGTACTTCCGGGTCGAGACCTCGGTCTCCGGCCGCTCCAACCACACGTCGCCGCAGACCATCTACGACACGTCGGGCAACTGCTCCGCGCAGGGCGGCAGCCAGGGCTTCGACATCACGTCGTATCGCCAGGTCTGGGATCCCGACGGCACGCTCGTCAAGGACGAGGCCGACCCGTGGACCTACAACCCGAACCACCGGGTCATCTGCGGCCCGGACCCCGGCGAGGGTGACGGCGAGGGCGGCGGCGAGGACTGA
- a CDS encoding GNAT family N-acetyltransferase, producing MRQPSTNQNTSALVGRRVVIRYRLHGDEFGATDVLGVLLSRTDDELRVRPSRGGDVVTVPAADVVAVKEIPELTVTRRDVRDLEAAALLGWRALETEWRDGWLLRASGGFTGRANSCLPLGDPGRPLADAVAQVEDWYRARGLAPAFQVPEPLGRALGPVLDARGWPALEDRTFVMVAPVPVVRGSERAGLPPVRVDDRPDDAWLAGYHYRGGELPAHAVSVLVNADSVGFASVDDDDGARLAIARGAVSDAPSGRRWLGVTAVEVAPEARRRGLGGHIVAGLAAWAGRLGATDVYLQVAEPNAPARATYRKAGFADHHAYHYRRLR from the coding sequence ATGAGACAGCCCAGTACGAATCAGAACACGTCTGCCCTGGTCGGACGGCGTGTCGTGATTCGGTACCGCCTACACGGCGACGAGTTCGGCGCCACGGACGTGCTCGGCGTGCTCCTGTCGCGCACCGACGACGAGCTGCGCGTGCGGCCGTCGCGCGGCGGCGACGTCGTCACGGTGCCGGCGGCGGACGTCGTCGCCGTGAAGGAGATCCCGGAGCTGACGGTGACCCGCCGCGACGTCCGCGACCTCGAAGCGGCCGCGCTGCTCGGCTGGCGGGCGCTGGAGACCGAGTGGCGGGACGGGTGGCTGCTGCGGGCTTCCGGCGGGTTCACCGGGCGGGCCAACTCCTGCCTGCCGCTGGGCGACCCCGGGCGGCCGCTGGCCGACGCCGTCGCGCAGGTCGAGGACTGGTACCGGGCCCGCGGGCTGGCGCCGGCGTTCCAGGTCCCGGAGCCGCTCGGCCGGGCGCTCGGGCCGGTGCTGGACGCGCGCGGCTGGCCGGCCCTGGAGGACCGCACGTTCGTCATGGTGGCGCCGGTGCCGGTGGTGCGCGGCTCGGAGCGGGCCGGGCTGCCGCCGGTCCGCGTCGACGACCGCCCCGACGACGCCTGGCTGGCCGGCTACCACTACCGGGGCGGCGAGCTGCCCGCGCACGCCGTCTCCGTCCTCGTCAACGCCGACTCCGTGGGGTTCGCGTCGGTGGACGACGACGACGGCGCGCGCCTGGCGATCGCGCGCGGCGCCGTCAGCGACGCCCCGAGCGGGCGGCGCTGGCTCGGCGTCACGGCGGTCGAGGTCGCGCCCGAGGCCCGGCGGCGCGGCCTGGGCGGGCACATCGTCGCCGGGCTGGCGGCATGGGCCGGCCGGCTCGGCGCCACCGACGTGTACCTGCAGGTCGCCGAGCCGAACGCGCCGGCCCGCGCGACGTACCGCAAGGCCGGTTTCGCCGACCACCACGCGTACCACTACCGCCGGCTGCGCTAG
- the fdxA gene encoding ferredoxin translates to MTYVIAQPCVDLKDLACVEECPVDCIYEGERMLYIHPDECVDCGACEPVCPVEAIFYEDDVPGEWKSYYTANVEFFDDLGSPGGAAKLGAIPKDHALIAALPPQEHEES, encoded by the coding sequence GTGACGTACGTCATCGCGCAGCCTTGCGTCGACCTCAAGGACCTCGCTTGCGTCGAGGAGTGTCCGGTCGACTGCATCTACGAGGGCGAGCGGATGCTCTACATCCACCCGGATGAGTGCGTCGACTGCGGTGCGTGCGAACCGGTCTGCCCGGTCGAGGCGATCTTCTACGAGGACGACGTCCCCGGCGAGTGGAAGAGCTACTACACCGCCAACGTCGAGTTCTTCGACGACCTCGGCTCCCCGGGCGGCGCGGCCAAGCTGGGCGCCATCCCCAAGGACCACGCGCTGATCGCCGCACTGCCGCCGCAGGAGCACGAGGAGTCCTGA